A single Dermacentor variabilis isolate Ectoservices chromosome 9, ASM5094787v1, whole genome shotgun sequence DNA region contains:
- the LOC142558458 gene encoding galactosylceramide sulfotransferase-like, with protein sequence MYIWRSAGVDEWHRRPFRSTAVPTQSTGSLSRSDGAFAFIVYTRRVGASCSERNRVAFIKTHKCAGTSVQNIIMRFGYSRNLTFAIGPRDVYLGHPTRFRHDMVPDLARYGRQYHILAHHNRFSTRQEYERLLGNDVFIITILREPMAMFESLAATLKLRGIHIDDFEDARGKGHFMSYLSGKRTDYGRIGTNQMSFDLGLPTGVMNESRVVVNFIRRLNSELDLVLIAELMDESLVLLKHAMCWTTKDVVSFQQNARSSQFLPSRIPDKARRAILTANYVDVALYGFFKSRLLEEIAAFGTERMKEEVFALRKTRMAMYGDCVDSEDSADKVFPPQFVYRADVVGYRLKNASRIVPASTCRQLAANELLFTNMVRRRQLMDISAFYFARWGAGQGAAPVTSAATASVALLLLSLQLAWRAVCG encoded by the exons ATGTACATTTGG CGGAGTGCAGGGGTCGACGAATGGCACAGGCGTCCTTTCCGAAGTACAGCAGTCCCCACACAATCCACAGGGAGCTTATCCCGAAGTGACGGCGCGTTCGCGTTCATCGTGTATACTCGCAGAGTTGGAGCCAGCTGCTCGGAGCGCAACCGCGTGGCCTTCATCAAGACGCACAAGTGCGCGGGTACGTCGGTGCAGAACATCATCATGCGCTTCGGTTACTCGCGCAACCTGACCTTTGCCATCGGGCCCCGCGACGTCTACCTGGGACACCCGACCAG gtTCCGCCACGACATGGTTCCCGACCTAGCTCGCTACGGTCGTCAGTACCACATCCTGGCGCACCACAACCGCTTCTCGACGCGACAGGAGTACGAGCGCCTCCTCGGCAATGACGTCTTCATCATTACCATACTCCGGGAGCCCATGGCCATGTTCGAGTCGCTCGCGGCCACCCTCAAGCTCAGGGGCATACACATCGACGACTTCGAG GACGCGCGCGGCAAGGGACATTTCATGTCGTACCTGTCGGGGAAGCGCACCGATTACGGTCGCATCGGCACGAACCAGATGTCCTTCGACCTGGGCCTGCCCACCGGGGTAATGAACGAATCCCGTGTCGTCGTCAACTTCATCCGGCGCCTCAACTCTGAGCTTGACCTGGTGCTGATTGCCGAGCTCATGGACGAGTCGCTGGTGCTCCTCAAGCACGCGATGTGCTGGACCACCAAGGACGTG GTGAGCTTCCAGCAGAACGCCCGGAGTTCGCAGTTCCTACCGAGCCGCATCCCGGACAAGGCCCGTCGCGCCATCCTGACGGCCAACTACGTGGACGTGGCGCTGTACGGCTTCTTCAAGAGCAGGCTGCTCGAGGAGATCGCAGCGTTTGGCACCGAGCGAATGAAGGAGGAG GTGTTCGCGCTGCGCAAGACGCGCATGGCTATGTACGGCGACTGCGTGGACTCGGAAGATTCGGCGGACAAGGTGTTTCCGCCGCAGTTCGTGTACCGCGCCGACGTGGTGGGATACCGGCTCAAGAACGCCTCGCGCATCGTGCCGGCCTCCACTTGCCGCCAGCTGGCAGCCAACGAGCTCCTCTTCACCAACATGGTGCGCCGCCGCCAGCTCATGGACATCTCGGCCTTCTACTTCGCCCGCTGGGGCGCCGGCCAGGGGGCAGCACCGGTGACGTCTGCTGCGACCGCTTCTGTCGCGCTCCTTTTGTTATCACTCCAGCTAGCCTGGAGAGCGGTATGCGGCTAG
- the LOC142558096 gene encoding carbohydrate sulfotransferase 1-like: MLILPRLWVRLLPRAALGSLVALSCIALIGQLSPIISYHTQNLAIYVNRGSQSAGIESRRRIATKRAYRGAEPVELPLALFPQEDTEGDILRRELNNVAAKTEKRSRVASAQTGVSENSTVPHILDSLTKAPAVRTPHLDYADVMLRPPGISKLPPITSLRRVSKPLAKVDIRRNSSIVQRNHTSVKAKVVPDRVAEARGNKPGANETVLPKIPDNYVIVDPAKKKLILLLAYFRSGSSFLGGLLSSASNMTFFSYEPLSLLSTAERLDPQNAPRGLEILANHLTCQFPRMSDYLAVAPKRWNHYAPNSFLMRLCGRKVKVCLNPEFMADVCRRSPVQVAKVTRLSVVQVLHWLRLNAPLRGSLKVVYLVRDPRGMISSRNFMSWCRKSAVCSKAKNLCREMEEDLDAFEELRELLPEATVRVRYEDIAKRPINESMALFRALGLEFSAGVTEFLRTHTVVNDTKVLRNPYSTVRRSSATAFMWTKKLNWDRVNEIQTACAPILTRLGYKVFRNQEELKNVSLS; the protein is encoded by the coding sequence ATGCTGATTTTACCTCGACTGTGGGTGAGGCTCCTTCCCAGAGCAGCTCTGGGCTCATTGGTCGCTCTTTCCTGCATCGCTCTGATTGGTCAATTGAGCCCGATCATATCGTACCACACGCAGAACCTCGCCATCTACGTGAATCGAGGTTCTCAATCAGCCGGCATTGAAAGCCGCCGTCGGATTGCCACCAAGCGTGCCTACCGAGGTGCCGAGCCCGTGGAGTTGCCCCTTGCTTTGTTTCCTCAAGAAGATACGGAAGGCGACATCCTACGACGTGAATTGAATAACGTCGCCGCGAAGACAGAAAAACGATCGAGAGTAGCAAGCGCACAAACCGGTGTTTCGGAAAACTCGACGGTACCGCATATACTCGACTCCCTCACGAAGGCACCTGCAGTGAGAACTCCCCACCTCGACTATGCAGACGTGATGCTTAGACCTCCAGGTATCAGTAAGCTTCCTCCGATAACCAGCTTACGACGCGTTTCAAAGCCTTTGGCCAAAGTTGACATTAGACGAAACTCGAGCATCGTCCAGAGAAACCACACTTCAGTCAAGGCGAAGGTCGTGCCAGACAGAGTTGCGGAAGCAAGAGGCAACAAACCGGGTGCCAACGAAACGGTGCTGCCCAAGATTCCAGACAATTACGTCATTGTCGATCCAGCTAAGAAAAAGCTAATCCTCTTGCTCGCCTATTTCCGGTCGGGTTCGTCCTTCCTCGGAGGGCTTTTGTCATCGGCGAGCAACATGACCTTCTTCAGTTACGAACCGCTCAGCCTTTTGAGCACTGCCGAGCGCCTGGACCCTCAGAATGCTCCGCGCGGTCTGGAAATCCTCGCAAACCACCTGACGTGCCAGTTCCCGCGCATGTCCGACTATCTGGCAGTGGCCCCCAAGCGCTGGAACCACTACGCTCCGAACTCGTTTCTCATGAGGCTGTGCGGTCGCAAGGTCAAGGTGTGTCTCAACCCAGAGTTCATGGCGGACGTGTGCCGACGCTCGCCTGTGCAGGTCGCCAAGGTGACCCGGCTCAGCGTTGTCCAAGTGCTGCACTGGTTGCGGTTGAATGCTCCTCTAAGGGGAAGCCTGAAAGTCGTGTACCTCGTTCGCGATCCGCGTGGAATGATCTCTTCCAGGAACTTCATGTCCTGGTGCAGAAAGTCCGCCGTTTGCAGTAAGGCCAAGAACCTCTGCAGGGAAATGGAGGAAGATCTGGACGCTTTCGAAGAGCTCAGAGAACTTCTCCCGGAAGCGACGGTGCGCGTGCGTTACGAGGACATCGCGAAGCGGCCGATCAACGAGTCGATGGCTCTCTTTCGCGCTCTCGGCTTGGAGTTCTCGGCTGGCGTGACTGAGTTTCTCAGAACTCACACGGTGGTGAACGACACCAAAGTTCTTCGGAACCCTTACTCAACGGTGAGACGATCCAGTGCCACCGcgttcatgtggaccaagaagcTCAACTGGGATCGCGTGAATGAGATTCAGACCGCGTGcgctccaatcttgacgcgactCGGCTACAAAGTGTTCCGGAACCAGGAAGAGCTCAAGAACGTGTCTCTTAGTTAA